The proteins below are encoded in one region of Thioclava sp. GXIMD2076:
- a CDS encoding lytic transglycosylase domain-containing protein — MAKSAALTLTAMLWASSALAQGVPTVDGTLIIRNEASNAHRESDLATQRETLSVQEAIDEIERQQLAVLEQILDAQTSIGGQGIPEMVADLEDGEEPEQSADVVFDPEDSNPAGAQMFGDAAQNVEELIIQVASETHGLSGVSQAGFSVREWRYMLQALIWQESRFSIGARSPVGAFGLTQIMPATAGDLGIYPDYYDSPYLQVKGGARYLAQMLAIFDGNIINGLAAYNAGPGNVQNYGGVPPFEETQHYVQVIPAKYNEYLALGGGGDAVGTIDPALMANSNLSFAGANATFYGNSSMTTVQASAARLRSIVQRIGETQDVQEAMALNSYARAEVARLVANLTRLRAARNRTASAHTVALAADRQREQQYMNFDMEDLE; from the coding sequence ATGGCTAAAAGCGCGGCCCTGACCCTCACGGCTATGCTGTGGGCCAGCTCGGCGCTCGCGCAGGGTGTGCCCACTGTTGATGGCACCCTGATTATTCGCAACGAGGCGTCGAATGCCCACCGGGAAAGCGATCTCGCGACCCAGCGAGAAACCCTGTCGGTGCAAGAGGCGATCGACGAAATCGAGCGGCAGCAGCTTGCCGTTCTGGAACAGATTCTGGATGCCCAGACCAGCATCGGCGGGCAGGGCATTCCTGAAATGGTGGCCGACCTCGAAGATGGGGAAGAGCCTGAGCAATCGGCTGATGTGGTCTTCGATCCCGAAGACAGCAACCCGGCAGGTGCGCAGATGTTCGGGGATGCAGCGCAGAACGTCGAAGAGCTGATTATTCAAGTCGCGTCCGAGACACATGGCTTGTCGGGCGTGTCCCAAGCAGGCTTCTCCGTTCGGGAATGGCGCTACATGCTCCAAGCCCTGATTTGGCAGGAAAGCCGCTTCTCGATTGGCGCTCGCTCTCCGGTTGGGGCTTTCGGTCTGACGCAGATTATGCCCGCAACCGCTGGCGATCTCGGCATCTACCCAGATTACTACGATAGCCCCTATTTGCAGGTTAAGGGCGGCGCTCGCTACCTCGCCCAGATGCTCGCCATTTTCGACGGCAACATCATCAACGGTCTTGCCGCATACAACGCGGGACCGGGTAACGTGCAGAACTACGGCGGGGTGCCCCCGTTTGAGGAAACCCAGCATTACGTCCAGGTGATCCCCGCGAAATACAATGAGTATCTCGCCCTTGGTGGCGGCGGCGATGCGGTCGGCACAATCGACCCGGCTCTGATGGCGAACTCGAACCTCTCCTTCGCCGGGGCCAACGCGACTTTCTACGGCAATAGCTCGATGACGACTGTTCAAGCCTCGGCTGCCCGTCTTCGCAGCATCGTCCAGCGGATCGGTGAAACGCAGGACGTTCAAGAGGCTATGGCGCTCAACAGCTATGCCCGAGCGGAAGTTGCACGGCTAGTCGCCAATCTGACGCGTCTTCGGGCTGCGCGGAACCGCACGGCCAGCGCCCACACCGTTGCTCTCGCCGCCGACCGCCAGCGTGAACAGCAATACATGAATTTCGATATGGAGGATTTGGAATGA
- a CDS encoding type IV secretion system protein — protein MMKLSMKINALVRKIATACFLGLGLTAAPVSLLGTTAPAAYAQGVPTVDTQNIAQEIRQLQQMIEDEILQNDQLVQLQNQFQTLQDQYTQLQETYAALTGLMDLPEVIQTEMEEWLNGVLDQEFGDITDTIAAIQNGDWSGLTGSGSGEIRTQMERVLAEAGFDEDTLSEMARSGNGGAERVATAATTGAMVSAAGQNSYNEAGESLERVDRLVGMIGDMETLKDSIDLNTRVTAENAIALVALTQLMAVGAVGEGQAGVIEAADRAEEDRFMDFTMPDLSAE, from the coding sequence ATGATGAAACTGTCGATGAAGATCAACGCGCTTGTCCGCAAAATCGCAACCGCCTGTTTCCTCGGCCTCGGCTTGACCGCTGCCCCCGTGTCGCTTCTCGGGACCACGGCCCCCGCCGCCTACGCGCAAGGGGTGCCCACAGTAGACACCCAGAATATTGCGCAGGAAATTCGTCAGCTTCAGCAGATGATCGAAGATGAAATTCTTCAGAACGATCAGCTCGTTCAACTGCAAAACCAGTTCCAGACGCTCCAAGATCAATATACCCAGCTTCAAGAAACCTACGCTGCGCTCACCGGCCTGATGGACCTTCCCGAAGTCATCCAGACGGAAATGGAAGAGTGGCTTAACGGCGTGCTCGATCAAGAGTTTGGCGACATTACCGACACGATTGCCGCGATCCAGAACGGCGATTGGTCGGGACTGACTGGATCGGGATCAGGTGAAATCCGCACTCAGATGGAACGCGTCCTGGCCGAAGCTGGCTTCGATGAAGACACCCTCTCCGAAATGGCTCGCAGCGGCAACGGTGGAGCGGAGCGTGTTGCAACGGCAGCCACCACCGGAGCGATGGTCTCGGCCGCAGGTCAAAACAGCTACAACGAGGCGGGCGAGTCCCTTGAGCGGGTTGATCGCCTTGTCGGAATGATCGGTGACATGGAAACGCTGAAAGACAGCATCGACCTGAACACCCGCGTCACCGCAGAAAACGCAATCGCTCTGGTCGCTCTTACCCAGCTCATGGCCGTTGGTGCCGTTGGTGAAGGGCAAGCTGGCGTCATCGAGGCGGCAGACCGGGCAGAAGAAGATCGCTTCATGGACTTCACCATGCCCGATCTTTCGGCAGAATAA
- a CDS encoding type IV secretion system protein produces MAKDQEIIEEELIFGARRREQLWQKLAFVGLGFGVLGCLGAATVAILDVDPPPVVVPYDPNTGMALPNAAVEAVRVTENQAVIEAEVFRYVTQRETYNQLDNDVRVRGILAMSDGNAEASLRSLWNSANSNYPPTVYGADARLDVEILSINRIGNNRATVRLRKRLASQQGTQTGLFTVTMMYDFRPEERRQIDEVWTNPFGFTVTEYAIRSDRLEN; encoded by the coding sequence GTGGCTAAGGATCAAGAAATCATTGAGGAAGAGCTGATTTTCGGCGCGCGGCGTCGGGAACAGCTTTGGCAGAAGCTGGCCTTTGTCGGGTTGGGTTTCGGTGTTCTCGGGTGCCTCGGGGCCGCGACTGTCGCGATCCTCGACGTGGACCCGCCGCCCGTTGTTGTCCCTTATGACCCCAACACCGGCATGGCCTTGCCGAATGCAGCGGTTGAAGCGGTGCGGGTGACGGAAAATCAGGCAGTAATCGAGGCCGAAGTTTTCCGCTATGTCACTCAGCGCGAGACTTACAATCAGCTCGACAACGATGTGCGGGTGCGTGGCATCCTTGCCATGTCAGACGGCAATGCTGAAGCAAGTCTGCGGTCCCTCTGGAACAGCGCGAACTCGAACTATCCGCCGACCGTCTACGGCGCGGATGCGCGGCTCGATGTGGAAATTCTCAGCATCAACCGGATCGGCAATAACCGTGCGACCGTCCGCCTTCGTAAGCGTCTTGCGTCCCAGCAGGGGACGCAAACCGGCCTTTTCACCGTGACGATGATGTATGACTTCCGGCCCGAAGAGCGCCGCCAGATTGATGAGGTCTGGACGAACCCCTTCGGCTTCACCGTCACCGAATACGCGATCCGCTCGGACAGATTGGAGAACTAA